Proteins co-encoded in one Cupriavidus taiwanensis genomic window:
- a CDS encoding LysR family transcriptional regulator yields the protein MHRIDPVNIQLFLAAAREGSIKRAAETEHIAQSALSRRIAELERSLGVVLLVRSHAGVVLTDAGARALELGRKLNADIASFAREVQDLGDRVAGVVRVSASPSAIIGFLPERLHAFKAAHPLVEIALHERSTAETLRACLDDRADVGIGVAARTPGGLESWAFASDPLNVVVPSSHALARRKRMRYAEVLEHPLVVVQPGGALDQDLREQAANLRLPFNQGVTVSSFEAACRMVEAGLGIAVLPASAGAAYAGTRRFVRVPLDEPWRQRQLRIYAPYKQPRLRAIAAIIDALQPKGDPRLCRAEIPGAAD from the coding sequence ATGCACCGCATCGATCCCGTCAACATCCAGCTGTTCCTGGCCGCGGCCCGCGAGGGCTCGATCAAGCGCGCGGCCGAAACCGAGCATATTGCCCAGTCGGCGCTGAGCCGGCGCATCGCGGAGCTGGAGCGCAGCCTCGGGGTGGTGCTGTTGGTGCGCTCGCACGCCGGCGTGGTGCTGACCGACGCCGGCGCCCGCGCGCTGGAACTGGGGCGCAAGCTGAACGCGGACATCGCCAGCTTTGCGCGCGAGGTGCAGGACCTGGGCGACCGGGTCGCCGGCGTGGTGCGGGTGTCGGCCAGCCCGTCGGCCATCATCGGTTTCCTGCCGGAGCGCCTGCATGCGTTCAAGGCGGCGCATCCGCTGGTCGAGATCGCGCTGCACGAGCGCTCCACTGCGGAGACGCTGCGCGCCTGCCTCGATGACCGGGCCGATGTCGGCATCGGGGTCGCGGCCAGGACGCCGGGCGGGCTGGAGTCGTGGGCCTTTGCCAGCGATCCGCTCAATGTCGTGGTGCCGTCGTCGCATGCGCTGGCCCGGCGCAAGCGCATGCGTTATGCCGAGGTGCTGGAGCATCCGCTGGTGGTGGTGCAGCCTGGCGGCGCGCTGGACCAGGACCTGCGCGAACAGGCGGCCAACCTGCGCCTGCCGTTCAACCAGGGCGTGACCGTCTCCAGCTTCGAGGCCGCCTGCCGCATGGTGGAGGCGGGGCTTGGCATTGCCGTGCTGCCGGCCAGTGCCGGCGCGGCCTATGCGGGAACGCGGCGCTTTGTGCGCGTGCCGCTGGATGAACCATGGCGCCAGCGACAGTTGCGCATCTATGCCCCCTACAAGCAACCGCGGCTGCGTGCGATTGCCGCCATCATCGACGCGCTGCAGCCAAAGGGGGATCCGCGGCTATGCCGGGCTGAGATACCCGGTGCAGCGGATTAG
- a CDS encoding tripartite tricarboxylate transporter substrate binding protein, with protein sequence MQNSLFRQACKALAALAALAMLGGQAASVRAQDGKPLRLIVPTQPGSQADAVARTLSQPLGRQLGQPVVVENIAGAGGVPGTQQIVRAPKDGSTLGLISSNHVINPFIYKSLPYDALQDITPITVIGTLPLVLAVNPAVSAHNTGELLALLKSKPGDLNYGSSGNGTVLHLAGQLLASEARVDIRHVPYKGAGNYTTDLVGGQVQMGFLTVQAVLPLIKAGKLRAIAVSTAQRVPALPEVPTLAESGVPRYSFDAWLAIVGPAGMPKPAVQDLQAKIQATLRAREVQEQLTAQGLVVTGTGADAAVPFFKSELDKHARIVRQAGATLN encoded by the coding sequence ATGCAGAACTCGCTGTTTCGACAGGCATGCAAGGCGCTTGCGGCCCTGGCCGCGCTGGCCATGCTTGGCGGCCAGGCCGCTTCGGTCCGGGCGCAGGATGGCAAGCCGCTCAGGCTGATCGTGCCGACCCAGCCCGGCTCGCAGGCCGATGCCGTGGCGCGGACGCTGAGCCAGCCGCTGGGTAGGCAGCTGGGCCAGCCGGTGGTGGTCGAGAATATCGCTGGCGCCGGCGGCGTGCCGGGCACCCAGCAGATCGTGCGCGCGCCGAAAGACGGCTCGACGCTGGGCCTGATCTCGTCGAACCACGTCATCAACCCGTTTATCTACAAGAGCCTGCCGTATGACGCGTTGCAGGACATCACGCCGATCACCGTGATCGGCACGCTGCCGCTGGTGCTGGCGGTGAATCCCGCGGTGAGCGCGCACAACACCGGGGAACTGCTCGCGCTGCTGAAGTCGAAGCCGGGCGATCTGAACTACGGCTCGTCGGGCAACGGCACGGTGCTGCACCTGGCCGGCCAGCTCCTGGCCAGCGAGGCCAGGGTGGATATCCGCCACGTGCCGTACAAGGGCGCCGGCAACTACACCACCGACCTGGTCGGCGGCCAGGTGCAGATGGGCTTCCTCACCGTGCAGGCGGTGCTGCCGCTGATCAAGGCGGGCAAGCTGCGGGCGATCGCGGTGTCGACCGCGCAGCGGGTGCCGGCGCTGCCCGAGGTGCCAACGCTGGCGGAATCGGGCGTGCCGCGCTACAGCTTCGATGCGTGGCTGGCCATCGTCGGTCCCGCGGGGATGCCCAAGCCGGCGGTGCAGGACCTCCAGGCGAAGATCCAGGCCACCCTGCGCGCACGCGAGGTGCAGGAGCAACTGACGGCGCAAGGGCTGGTGGTGACGGGCACCGGCGCCGACGCGGCGGTGCCGTTCTTCAAGAGCGAGCTGGACAAGCACGCGCGCATCGTCAGGCAGGCCGGTGCCACGCTGAACTGA
- a CDS encoding LysR substrate-binding domain-containing protein: MFKAREGSERLAKEVTLRQFRYFVAAAETGQFSMAATAEHVSQSAVTNAVLALEQRLGVRLFERRPHGVTLTAEGHLFFQHARQILDSVEDALREPRFQVHGLRGSVRLAASYTVLGYFLPGLLARFRTNYPDIELDLLDMDRPDIERAVLAGEIELGIALLSNLEKPQRFRRHTLMRSRRQLWTSASHPLLEVERPSLRDIAAYPYLLITVDEAEDSTLRYWRSHRLAPNIAFRTGSMEALRGLVAHGFGVTVLSDMVYRPWSLEGKQIEARPIANAVPDMEVGMLWQPGRKLGKPADALREFLIHACGS; the protein is encoded by the coding sequence ATGTTCAAGGCGCGCGAAGGTTCGGAAAGACTGGCCAAGGAAGTCACGCTGCGGCAGTTCCGCTATTTCGTCGCGGCGGCGGAAACCGGGCAGTTCTCGATGGCGGCGACCGCCGAGCACGTGTCGCAGTCGGCCGTGACCAATGCCGTGCTGGCGCTGGAGCAGCGCCTGGGCGTGCGCCTGTTCGAGCGCCGGCCGCATGGCGTGACGCTGACGGCGGAAGGCCACCTGTTTTTCCAGCACGCGCGCCAGATCCTCGATTCGGTCGAAGACGCGCTGCGCGAGCCGCGCTTCCAGGTCCACGGGCTGCGCGGCAGCGTGCGGCTGGCGGCGTCATACACGGTGCTGGGCTACTTCCTGCCGGGATTGCTGGCGCGCTTCCGCACCAACTATCCGGATATCGAACTGGACCTGCTCGACATGGACCGCCCCGACATCGAGCGCGCCGTGCTGGCGGGCGAGATCGAGCTGGGCATCGCGCTGCTGTCCAACCTGGAGAAGCCCCAGCGCTTCCGGCGCCATACGCTGATGCGGTCGCGGCGCCAGTTGTGGACCTCGGCCAGCCATCCGCTGCTGGAGGTGGAGCGGCCTTCGCTGCGCGATATCGCGGCGTATCCGTACCTGCTCATCACCGTCGACGAGGCCGAGGACTCGACGCTGCGCTACTGGCGCAGCCACCGGCTCGCGCCCAATATCGCCTTCCGCACCGGCTCGATGGAAGCGCTGCGCGGGCTGGTGGCGCATGGCTTCGGCGTCACCGTGCTGTCCGACATGGTGTATCGGCCCTGGTCGCTGGAGGGCAAGCAGATCGAAGCCCGCCCGATTGCCAACGCGGTGCCCGACATGGAGGTCGGCATGCTGTGGCAGCCCGGCCGCAAGCTGGGCAAGCCTGCCGATGCATTGCGCGAATTCCTGATCCACGCTTGCGGCAGCTGA
- a CDS encoding IclR family transcriptional regulator, which translates to MNRRHESSGTSAEETSGSVIAVTRALRVLEAFGVNDPQLSLAELSRRTGIHKTTVLRLARTLAADDYLVQKEDGSWRLGRAAGWLGACYQATFNVQEVVEPVLRALTIQTGESASFYVREGQQRTCLVRVEGPQAIRHHVRIGAALPLDSGSPGRVILAFSGEPGELYEMIRRRGFHLSLGEREPEVSSVSAPVFGLHWRLLGSMCISGPTARLNEARLLELAQTVVDAANKLSYAMAGSQRPAPQLERPSTWHP; encoded by the coding sequence ATGAACCGAAGACATGAATCATCAGGCACTTCTGCCGAGGAAACCTCCGGCTCCGTGATCGCCGTCACCCGTGCCTTGCGCGTGCTGGAAGCGTTCGGCGTCAATGATCCGCAGCTGTCTCTGGCGGAGCTGAGCCGGCGCACGGGCATCCACAAGACCACGGTACTCCGGCTCGCCCGCACGCTGGCGGCGGATGACTACCTGGTGCAGAAGGAAGACGGCAGCTGGCGTCTCGGCCGCGCGGCGGGATGGCTGGGCGCGTGCTATCAGGCAACCTTCAATGTGCAGGAAGTGGTCGAGCCGGTGCTACGGGCCCTGACGATCCAGACCGGGGAAAGCGCTTCGTTCTACGTCCGCGAGGGCCAGCAGCGCACCTGCCTGGTCCGGGTCGAAGGCCCGCAGGCAATCCGCCACCACGTCAGGATCGGGGCCGCGCTGCCGCTGGACAGCGGCTCGCCCGGCCGGGTCATCCTGGCGTTCTCGGGAGAGCCCGGCGAGCTGTATGAAATGATTCGCCGCCGCGGCTTTCACCTGTCGCTGGGCGAACGGGAACCCGAAGTCTCCAGCGTCTCGGCGCCGGTGTTCGGCTTGCACTGGCGGCTGCTGGGCTCCATGTGCATCTCCGGCCCGACCGCGCGGCTGAACGAGGCGCGCTTGCTGGAGCTGGCCCAGACCGTGGTCGATGCGGCCAACAAGCTGTCCTATGCCATGGCGGGAAGCCAGCGGCCGGCGCCGCAGTTGGAGAGGCCGTCGACCTGGCATCCCTGA
- a CDS encoding Bug family tripartite tricarboxylate transporter substrate binding protein, which translates to MFLRCLSILATGLVAVSAVHAAPQYPAKPIRVIVPFPAGGGTDIIAREVTNTVARSTGWVFVVENKPGSGGNLGVDAAAKAPADGYTIVMGQTSNLAINPSLYERLPYDPLKDLAPIGLVASAPLVLVTHVNSPYKTLKDVIQAARAKPGAINFASPGNGTVAHLGGEQLQGTAKVKFTHVPYKGAAQAVNDLMGGQVDLYMASVPTLLGHIKNNRLRPLAVTSPKRVHDLPQVPTVAELGYPGFDTATWFGFVAPAATPKDIVVRLNTEFNKALKSPALASKLNEQGAAVLAGTPEAFSALIRQDIVRWAAVIKASGTKPD; encoded by the coding sequence ATGTTCCTTCGCTGCCTGTCGATCCTTGCCACCGGCCTGGTCGCGGTATCCGCCGTCCATGCAGCGCCCCAGTACCCCGCCAAGCCGATCCGTGTGATCGTGCCGTTCCCCGCCGGCGGCGGCACGGACATCATCGCGCGGGAAGTGACCAATACCGTGGCCAGGTCGACCGGCTGGGTCTTCGTGGTCGAGAACAAGCCCGGGTCGGGCGGCAACCTTGGCGTCGACGCCGCCGCCAAGGCGCCCGCCGACGGCTACACCATCGTGATGGGGCAGACCAGCAACCTGGCGATCAATCCCTCGCTGTATGAGCGGCTACCCTATGACCCGCTCAAGGACCTCGCGCCGATCGGCCTGGTCGCGTCCGCGCCGCTGGTGCTGGTCACGCATGTCAACTCGCCCTACAAGACGCTGAAGGACGTGATCCAGGCAGCCAGGGCAAAGCCGGGCGCGATCAACTTCGCCTCGCCCGGCAACGGCACGGTCGCGCACCTTGGCGGCGAACAGCTGCAGGGCACCGCGAAAGTGAAGTTCACCCACGTGCCGTACAAGGGCGCTGCGCAGGCCGTCAACGACCTGATGGGCGGACAGGTCGATCTCTACATGGCGTCGGTGCCGACGCTGCTGGGCCATATCAAGAACAACCGGCTGCGGCCGCTCGCGGTGACCTCGCCGAAGCGCGTGCACGACCTGCCCCAGGTGCCCACCGTGGCTGAGCTCGGCTATCCCGGCTTCGATACCGCGACGTGGTTCGGCTTCGTCGCGCCTGCCGCGACGCCGAAGGACATCGTGGTCCGCCTGAACACCGAGTTCAACAAGGCGCTCAAGTCTCCGGCGCTGGCCAGCAAGCTGAACGAACAGGGCGCAGCGGTGCTGGCCGGCACGCCCGAGGCCTTCAGTGCGCTGATCCGGCAGGACATCGTGCGCTGGGCAGCGGTCATCAAGGCCTCCGGCACCAAGCCGGATTGA
- a CDS encoding RraA family protein yields the protein MTLPNIIKSFERVPAEIVARAAAFQPAILSDVGGRRGALHGRIRALRPTMKVAGPAFTVEVRPGDNLMIHAALALAQPGDVLVVDGKGDQTSALMGTIMMHAARQRGLAGVVIDGAVRDSLELDAMEFPVFSVGTNPNGPTKEVGGRIGHPISVGGVTVNPGDYICGDADGLVVVEREKIEALLDAAARKEAAESVRIAQIKEGNTTAPWLLASLVTAGVLKQGEAL from the coding sequence ATGACCTTGCCAAACATCATCAAATCGTTCGAGCGCGTACCTGCCGAGATCGTGGCGCGCGCCGCCGCATTCCAGCCGGCGATCCTGTCCGACGTGGGCGGACGGCGCGGCGCGCTGCACGGACGCATCCGGGCCCTGCGCCCGACCATGAAGGTCGCCGGGCCCGCCTTCACGGTAGAGGTTCGCCCCGGCGATAACCTGATGATCCATGCCGCGCTGGCGCTGGCGCAGCCCGGCGATGTGCTGGTCGTCGACGGCAAGGGGGACCAGACCTCCGCGCTGATGGGAACCATCATGATGCATGCCGCCCGCCAGCGCGGCCTGGCCGGTGTCGTCATCGACGGCGCGGTGCGCGACAGCCTCGAGCTGGACGCAATGGAGTTCCCGGTGTTTTCGGTGGGCACCAATCCCAACGGCCCCACCAAGGAAGTCGGCGGCCGTATCGGCCACCCGATTTCCGTCGGCGGCGTCACGGTCAACCCGGGCGACTACATCTGCGGCGATGCCGATGGGCTGGTCGTGGTCGAGCGCGAAAAGATCGAGGCGCTGCTCGATGCCGCGGCCCGCAAGGAGGCCGCGGAAAGCGTGCGCATTGCCCAGATCAAGGAGGGCAACACCACCGCGCCGTGGCTGCTGGCCTCGCTGGTGACGGCGGGCGTGCTCAAGCAGGGAGAAGCGCTGTGA
- a CDS encoding NAD(P)-dependent oxidoreductase yields MTNKPVIIVTGSDLAPEAIALLGDYALVFAGKTPQTEALVALARQHNPVGIIVRYGSVSAEVMDAAPALKVISKHGTGTDTIDKAAAQARGITVTAAAGANAAAVAEHALALMLACAKSVVPLDARMHAGHWDKATHKSLELNGLTVGLVGLGAIGRRFARMCEAIGMRVIGFDPFATELPGYVEAVPLETIWEASDVISLQCPLTAENRNMVNAATLARCKRGVILVNTARGGLIDEAALLAAVRSGRVAAAGLDSFAQEPMATPHLFQRQPGFVLSPHIGGVTGAAYVNMGVAAATNTLAVLNQVREPAVGQR; encoded by the coding sequence GTGACGAACAAGCCGGTCATCATCGTCACGGGGTCGGACCTGGCCCCTGAAGCCATCGCGCTGCTGGGCGACTACGCCCTCGTCTTCGCGGGGAAAACGCCGCAGACCGAAGCTCTGGTGGCGCTGGCCCGGCAGCACAACCCGGTCGGCATCATCGTGCGCTATGGCAGCGTCAGCGCCGAAGTCATGGACGCGGCACCGGCCCTTAAGGTGATTTCCAAGCACGGCACCGGCACTGACACCATCGACAAGGCCGCCGCGCAGGCGCGCGGCATCACGGTGACGGCCGCGGCCGGCGCCAATGCCGCCGCCGTGGCCGAGCATGCGCTGGCGCTGATGCTGGCGTGCGCCAAGTCGGTGGTGCCGCTGGATGCGCGCATGCATGCGGGCCATTGGGACAAGGCCACGCACAAGAGCCTGGAATTGAATGGCCTGACGGTGGGCCTGGTCGGGCTGGGGGCGATCGGCCGGCGCTTTGCGCGCATGTGCGAGGCCATCGGCATGCGCGTGATCGGCTTCGATCCCTTCGCCACGGAACTGCCCGGCTACGTGGAGGCGGTGCCGCTGGAAACGATCTGGGAAGCGTCGGATGTCATCTCGCTGCAATGCCCGTTGACGGCGGAGAACAGGAACATGGTCAATGCCGCCACGCTGGCGCGTTGCAAGCGCGGCGTGATCCTGGTCAACACCGCCCGCGGCGGACTGATCGACGAGGCGGCGCTGCTGGCAGCGGTGCGGTCCGGGCGCGTGGCGGCCGCCGGCCTCGACAGCTTTGCGCAGGAGCCGATGGCCACGCCGCACCTGTTCCAGCGGCAGCCGGGCTTCGTGCTGAGTCCGCATATCGGTGGCGTGACCGGCGCCGCCTACGTCAATATGGGGGTCGCCGCGGCGACCAATACTCTCGCGGTCCTGAACCAGGTGCGCGAGCCGGCGGTCGGGCAGCGATAA
- a CDS encoding Bug family tripartite tricarboxylate transporter substrate binding protein, which produces MNRKVSGAWKLRGLAFAALAAVSMVAQAQAWPAKPVKIIVPYPPGGAVDVVTRKMAQRLSEQTGQSFYVENKAGATGTIGTAQVARAAPDGYMLLANDTTYALLPHIFKALPFDPAKDLQPVAAYVFAPMGVVVKAGGKYKTLADLIAAAKADDKVSYGSGGAGSTPHFASEALGLAAGAHFMHVPFKGAGEATVALLGGTVDFQMASIPGVIGQVKGNKLAVLAVSGSKRLPALAQVPTFAEAGVSGFGVTNFTGLWAPKGTPAEVVERLQKEVSRAMATADMRAYADSIGAEPGYWDAATFRTEVASRTAFWGKVAHGTAFQKQ; this is translated from the coding sequence ATGAACAGGAAAGTCAGCGGAGCCTGGAAGCTCCGGGGCCTGGCGTTCGCCGCCCTGGCCGCCGTGTCGATGGTTGCGCAGGCGCAGGCCTGGCCGGCAAAGCCGGTCAAGATCATCGTGCCCTACCCGCCGGGCGGCGCCGTCGACGTGGTCACGCGCAAGATGGCGCAGCGGCTCTCGGAGCAGACCGGCCAGAGCTTCTATGTGGAAAACAAGGCCGGCGCAACCGGGACCATCGGCACGGCGCAGGTCGCGCGCGCCGCGCCCGACGGCTATATGCTGCTGGCCAACGACACGACCTACGCGCTGCTGCCTCACATCTTCAAGGCACTGCCGTTCGATCCGGCAAAGGACCTGCAGCCCGTGGCGGCCTACGTGTTCGCGCCGATGGGCGTGGTCGTCAAGGCCGGCGGCAAGTACAAGACGCTGGCCGACCTGATTGCCGCGGCCAAGGCCGACGACAAGGTCTCATACGGTTCGGGCGGCGCGGGCTCGACCCCGCACTTCGCCAGCGAAGCGCTGGGCCTGGCCGCGGGGGCGCACTTCATGCATGTGCCGTTCAAGGGCGCGGGCGAGGCCACCGTCGCGCTGCTGGGCGGCACCGTCGATTTCCAGATGGCCTCCATTCCGGGCGTGATCGGGCAGGTCAAGGGCAACAAGCTGGCGGTGCTGGCCGTCAGCGGCAGCAAACGCCTGCCGGCGCTGGCGCAGGTGCCGACCTTCGCCGAAGCCGGCGTCAGCGGGTTCGGCGTGACCAACTTCACCGGCTTGTGGGCACCGAAGGGCACGCCGGCCGAAGTGGTGGAGCGCTTGCAGAAAGAGGTGTCCAGGGCCATGGCCACAGCGGACATGCGCGCCTATGCTGACAGCATCGGCGCCGAGCCCGGCTACTGGGACGCCGCCACCTTCCGCACCGAAGTGGCCAGCCGGACCGCATTCTGGGGCAAGGTGGCCCACGGCACGGCGTTCCAGAAGCAGTAG
- a CDS encoding SMP-30/gluconolactonase/LRE family protein, which translates to MFLLNPPAIREAEPFSSLPARYRRPRQSDWSRANQGGREIDAFLEGPVTDEQGNLYVTDIPNGRIFRIDPKGVWDLVAEWDGEPNGMKFLSPVSLLVTDYRNGLMEVDLRAGTVRPYLPRRNTESFKGLNDLTLDARGNVYFTDQGQTGLHDPTGRVYRLTRAGRLELLLANVPSPNGIVLSPDERFLFVAVTRGNCVWRMPLQDDGSVSKAGQFFTSYGPSGPDGLAMDADGRLLVANPGLAYVWVLNHRAEPVEVIRGTPGHSLTNVAFGGADRRTLYITDSTAGEILRIGMSVPGVKLPRPL; encoded by the coding sequence ATGTTTCTACTGAACCCACCGGCGATCCGCGAAGCTGAGCCGTTTTCCAGCCTTCCCGCCCGCTATCGCCGGCCGCGGCAGAGCGACTGGTCCCGCGCCAACCAGGGCGGCCGCGAGATCGACGCCTTCCTGGAAGGCCCCGTCACCGACGAGCAGGGCAACCTGTACGTGACCGATATCCCGAACGGGCGGATTTTCAGGATCGACCCGAAAGGCGTTTGGGACCTGGTTGCGGAGTGGGACGGCGAACCCAACGGCATGAAGTTCCTCAGCCCGGTGTCCTTGCTGGTCACGGACTACCGCAACGGGCTGATGGAGGTCGACCTGCGCGCCGGCACCGTGCGGCCCTACCTGCCACGCCGCAACACCGAGAGCTTCAAGGGCCTCAATGACCTGACGCTGGATGCGCGCGGCAATGTCTATTTCACCGACCAGGGCCAGACCGGCCTGCACGATCCCACCGGCAGGGTCTATCGGCTCACCCGCGCAGGCCGGCTCGAGTTGCTGCTTGCCAATGTGCCGAGCCCGAACGGCATCGTGCTGTCGCCGGACGAGCGCTTCCTGTTCGTCGCGGTCACGCGCGGCAACTGTGTCTGGCGCATGCCGCTGCAGGACGACGGCAGCGTGTCCAAGGCCGGCCAGTTCTTCACCTCATATGGGCCGAGCGGGCCGGACGGCCTTGCCATGGACGCCGATGGCCGCCTGCTGGTCGCCAATCCGGGGCTGGCCTACGTCTGGGTGCTGAACCACCGCGCCGAGCCGGTCGAGGTCATCCGCGGCACGCCCGGGCATTCGCTGACCAACGTGGCGTTCGGCGGAGCAGACCGGCGCACGCTCTACATCACGGATTCCACGGCGGGCGAGATCCTGCGCATCGGCATGTCGGTGCCCGGCGTGAAGCTGCCGCGGCCGCTCTGA
- a CDS encoding LysR family transcriptional regulator, whose amino-acid sequence METPDRLLRSFLRIASLKSLSKAADDLNQTQSGVSKQLAALEAHLGKALFTRTGRGVALTEAGQKLQEAIAGPYRAIDHAVDTIRDAHGSTEGTVRLALVHTVSYYFIGDVVASFVSAHPGVNLSMMGRSSPEVVALVESGKADLGVAYDTAVDTAALAVYPLFDDTRCLVEQGSMAAAGDDPGVDLGGRELRLVAFPHGYALRRMLDSAGLKGAYVAEAETVDAMLKLVSAGVGSCILPSRLPDKLLAEYGLCKVKIHTPLLKRRMVAVTHPERQPSPLAAALLSCALQVARTLDP is encoded by the coding sequence ATGGAAACGCCAGACCGCCTGCTGCGCAGCTTTTTGCGTATCGCCTCGCTGAAGTCATTGTCGAAGGCTGCGGATGACCTGAACCAGACGCAATCCGGCGTCAGCAAGCAACTGGCCGCGCTCGAAGCCCACCTTGGCAAGGCCCTGTTTACGCGAACGGGGCGTGGCGTTGCCCTGACGGAAGCCGGGCAAAAGCTGCAGGAAGCGATCGCAGGGCCCTATCGCGCCATCGACCACGCCGTCGACACCATCCGCGACGCGCATGGCAGTACCGAGGGGACGGTCAGGCTGGCCCTGGTCCACACCGTCAGCTACTACTTTATCGGCGATGTGGTGGCGAGCTTCGTCAGTGCGCATCCCGGGGTCAACCTGTCGATGATGGGGCGCAGCTCGCCGGAGGTCGTGGCCCTGGTGGAAAGCGGCAAGGCGGATCTGGGCGTGGCCTACGATACCGCGGTGGACACGGCCGCGCTGGCGGTTTATCCGCTCTTCGACGATACCAGGTGCCTGGTGGAACAGGGCAGCATGGCCGCGGCCGGGGACGATCCCGGTGTCGACCTGGGCGGGCGCGAGCTGCGCCTGGTCGCCTTTCCGCACGGCTATGCCCTGCGACGGATGCTGGATAGCGCCGGCCTGAAGGGCGCTTATGTCGCGGAGGCGGAAACGGTGGATGCCATGCTCAAGCTGGTTTCCGCCGGGGTGGGGTCCTGCATCCTGCCCAGCCGCCTGCCGGACAAGCTGCTGGCCGAATATGGCCTGTGCAAGGTGAAGATCCATACACCGCTGTTGAAACGGCGCATGGTGGCGGTGACGCATCCGGAGCGCCAGCCCTCGCCGTTGGCCGCGGCCTTGCTCTCGTGTGCGCTCCAGGTTGCGAGGACGCTGGACCCGTGA
- a CDS encoding aldolase produces MNAPLRDKSYFDQRATSDMAKHLPSQSRTAQETMAYACRILAMTEQEAGLAGQISVRSERAGAYWTLRFGLGFDEATPADFIEVDRDLNTLSGDGMANPATRFHLWVYDARPDVNAIIHTHSPWASALAAARQPLVIAQMDMTPLHNDCAFLEDWPGVPIADQEGVIISTALGDKRAIILAHHGYLTAGRTCEEATYLSVYLERAARMQIRAQAFGPLTPVDDDLAREAHDYLLKPSIVNSTFSYWARQTHGIAPYVKP; encoded by the coding sequence ATGAACGCCCCCCTGAGAGACAAGTCGTACTTCGACCAGCGCGCCACCAGCGACATGGCGAAGCATCTGCCGAGCCAGTCGCGCACCGCGCAGGAAACCATGGCCTATGCCTGCCGGATCCTGGCCATGACGGAGCAGGAAGCCGGCCTGGCGGGCCAGATCAGTGTGCGCTCCGAACGCGCGGGCGCTTACTGGACCCTGCGCTTCGGCCTCGGCTTCGACGAAGCGACGCCGGCGGACTTTATCGAGGTCGATCGCGATCTCAACACGCTGAGCGGCGACGGCATGGCCAACCCGGCGACGCGCTTCCACCTGTGGGTCTACGACGCCCGGCCGGACGTCAACGCCATCATCCATACCCATTCGCCGTGGGCCAGCGCCCTCGCTGCCGCGCGCCAGCCGCTGGTCATCGCGCAGATGGACATGACGCCCTTGCACAACGACTGCGCGTTCCTCGAGGACTGGCCGGGGGTCCCGATTGCGGACCAGGAAGGCGTCATCATCTCGACGGCGCTGGGCGACAAGCGCGCGATCATTCTCGCGCACCACGGCTACCTGACCGCGGGCAGGACGTGTGAAGAGGCAACCTATCTGTCCGTCTATCTCGAGCGCGCTGCCCGCATGCAGATCCGCGCCCAGGCTTTCGGCCCGCTCACGCCGGTCGATGACGACCTGGCCCGCGAGGCCCACGACTATTTGCTGAAGCCGTCCATCGTCAACTCGACGTTCTCGTACTGGGCCCGCCAGACGCACGGCATCGCGCCGTACGTCAAGCCGTGA